One Streptomyces mobaraensis NBRC 13819 = DSM 40847 DNA segment encodes these proteins:
- the ctaD gene encoding cytochrome c oxidase subunit I — protein sequence MSILNEPQGAAASAPAAPPVRAKAPGNQVIKWLTTTDHKTIGTLYLVTSFVFFCIGGVMALLMRAELARPGTQIMSNEQFNQAFTMHGTIMLLMFATPLFAGFANWIMPLQIGAPDVAFPRLNMFAYWLYLFGSLIAVAGFLTPQGAADFGWFAYAPLTDAAHSPGVGGDLWIMGLAFSGFGTILGSVNFITTIICMRAPGMTMFRMPIFTWNVLLTGVLVLLAFPVLAAALFALEADRKFGAHIFDAANGGALLWQHLFWFFGHPEVYIIALPFFGIISEVIPVFSRKPMFGYWGLIAATISIAGLSVTVWAHHMYVTGGVLLPFFSFMTFLIAVPTGVKFFNWIGTMWKGSLSFETPMLWAIGFLITFTFGGLTGVILASPPMDFHVSDSYFVVAHFHYVIFGTVVFAMFAGFHFWWPKFTGKMLDERLGKITFWTLFVGFHGTFLVQHWLGAEGMPRRYADYLAADGWTTLNTISTISSFLLGLSILPFFYNVWKTAKYGKKVEVDDPWGYGRSLEWATSCPPPRHNFLTLPRIRSESPAFDLHHPEIAALELEENLADKALVGGKEAGK from the coding sequence GTGAGCATCCTCAACGAACCCCAGGGTGCCGCCGCATCAGCCCCGGCAGCACCGCCTGTTCGCGCCAAGGCGCCAGGCAACCAGGTGATCAAGTGGCTGACCACCACCGACCACAAGACGATCGGGACCCTGTACCTGGTCACGTCGTTCGTGTTCTTCTGCATCGGCGGCGTCATGGCGCTGCTGATGCGCGCCGAACTCGCTCGCCCCGGCACGCAGATCATGTCGAACGAGCAGTTCAACCAGGCGTTCACGATGCACGGCACGATCATGCTGCTGATGTTCGCGACGCCGCTGTTCGCCGGCTTCGCGAACTGGATCATGCCGCTCCAGATCGGCGCGCCCGACGTGGCGTTCCCGCGACTGAACATGTTCGCCTACTGGCTGTACCTGTTCGGCTCGCTGATCGCCGTGGCCGGCTTCCTCACCCCGCAGGGTGCGGCCGACTTCGGCTGGTTCGCCTACGCGCCGCTGACCGACGCCGCCCACTCCCCGGGTGTCGGCGGTGACCTGTGGATCATGGGTCTGGCCTTCTCCGGCTTCGGTACGATCCTCGGCTCGGTCAACTTCATCACCACCATCATCTGCATGCGCGCGCCCGGCATGACGATGTTCCGTATGCCGATCTTCACCTGGAACGTCCTGCTGACCGGTGTCCTGGTCCTGCTGGCCTTCCCGGTGCTGGCCGCCGCGCTCTTCGCGCTGGAGGCGGACCGCAAGTTCGGGGCCCACATCTTCGACGCGGCCAACGGCGGCGCCCTGCTGTGGCAGCACCTCTTCTGGTTCTTCGGCCACCCCGAGGTCTACATCATCGCCCTGCCGTTCTTCGGCATCATCTCCGAGGTCATCCCGGTCTTCTCCCGCAAGCCGATGTTCGGTTACTGGGGTCTGATCGCGGCCACCATCTCCATCGCCGGCCTCTCGGTGACGGTGTGGGCGCACCACATGTACGTGACCGGCGGTGTGCTGCTGCCGTTCTTCTCCTTCATGACCTTCCTGATCGCGGTCCCGACCGGTGTGAAGTTCTTCAACTGGATCGGCACCATGTGGAAGGGCTCGCTGTCCTTCGAGACCCCGATGCTCTGGGCGATCGGCTTCCTGATCACCTTCACCTTCGGTGGTCTGACCGGCGTCATCCTGGCCTCGCCGCCGATGGACTTCCACGTCTCCGACTCGTACTTCGTCGTCGCGCACTTCCACTACGTCATCTTCGGCACCGTGGTGTTCGCGATGTTCGCCGGATTCCACTTCTGGTGGCCGAAGTTCACCGGCAAGATGCTGGACGAGCGGCTCGGCAAGATCACCTTCTGGACGCTGTTCGTGGGCTTCCACGGCACGTTCCTCGTCCAGCACTGGCTGGGCGCGGAGGGCATGCCCCGCCGGTACGCCGACTACCTGGCGGCCGACGGCTGGACCACGCTGAACACCATCTCCACCATCAGCTCGTTCCTGCTCGGCCTGTCGATCCTGCCGTTCTTCTACAACGTCTGGAAGACCGCCAAGTACGGCAAGAAGGTCGAGGTCGACGACCCGTGGGGCTACGGCCGCTCGCTGGAGTGGGCGACCTCCTGCCCGCCGCCGCGGCACAACTTCCTCACGCTGCCGCGCATCCGCTCCGAATCCCCGGCGTTCGACCTGCACCACCCGGAGATCGCGGCGCTGGAGCTCGAGGAGAACCTCGCTGACAAGGCCCTCGTGGGTGGCAAGGAGGCCGGCAAGTGA
- a CDS encoding Ig-like domain-containing protein translates to MSHSPRRRTVLGGALLLVPLALGIAGCSSSNPLADAPYDAAGQVVLKGAEDGRKVDPSVPLEVTATGDDRITDVIATDAAGRYVGGELAPDGSHWRSTGSLAAGAHYTVRVSTEDEDGAQGRRTIGFDTGPATRLLTVTFGPKTGTYGVGQPITAELSTPVQTPAARAVVERTLRVDSRPAVQGSWYWVNNRVLHYRPKDYWPAHASIDVHATLDGIKVGGGMYGGPSKPLHLDTGDRVEAVTDAAGHYMTVLKNGQEIRSIPVTTGKPGYDTRNGVKVILGQESFVRMRGDTIGIAEGSADSYDLPVYWATRVTWSGEYVHAAPWSVGSQGADNVSHGCTGMSTENAKWFFDTVRVGDIVKVVGSAGATMTPFDNGFGDWNLSWEDWRKGSALAAGTREGATPADAARLRPRV, encoded by the coding sequence ATGAGCCACTCTCCTCGACGCCGCACGGTGCTCGGCGGCGCGCTGCTGCTGGTCCCCCTGGCGCTGGGGATCGCCGGGTGCAGCTCGTCCAACCCGCTGGCCGACGCGCCCTACGACGCCGCCGGCCAGGTCGTGCTGAAGGGCGCCGAGGACGGCCGCAAGGTCGACCCGAGCGTGCCCCTCGAAGTGACGGCCACCGGCGACGACCGCATCACCGACGTCATCGCCACCGACGCCGCGGGCCGCTACGTGGGCGGCGAACTGGCCCCCGACGGCTCGCACTGGCGCAGCACCGGCTCCCTCGCGGCCGGCGCGCACTACACGGTCCGGGTGAGCACCGAGGACGAGGACGGGGCCCAGGGCCGCCGTACGATCGGTTTCGACACCGGCCCGGCCACCCGGCTGCTGACGGTCACGTTCGGCCCCAAGACCGGCACCTACGGCGTCGGACAGCCCATCACCGCCGAACTCAGCACCCCCGTCCAGACCCCCGCCGCGCGGGCCGTCGTCGAACGCACCCTGCGGGTGGACTCGCGCCCCGCCGTCCAGGGCTCCTGGTACTGGGTGAACAACCGGGTGCTGCACTACCGCCCCAAGGACTACTGGCCCGCCCACGCGTCCATCGACGTCCACGCCACCCTCGACGGCATCAAGGTCGGCGGCGGCATGTACGGCGGCCCGTCCAAGCCGCTGCACCTCGACACGGGCGACCGGGTGGAGGCCGTCACCGACGCCGCCGGGCACTACATGACCGTCCTGAAGAACGGCCAGGAGATCCGCTCCATCCCGGTCACCACCGGCAAGCCCGGCTACGACACCCGCAACGGGGTCAAGGTGATCCTCGGCCAGGAATCATTCGTACGGATGCGCGGGGACACCATCGGCATCGCCGAGGGCAGTGCCGACTCCTACGACCTGCCCGTCTACTGGGCCACCCGGGTGACCTGGAGCGGCGAATACGTGCACGCCGCGCCCTGGTCCGTCGGCTCGCAGGGCGCCGACAACGTCAGCCACGGCTGCACCGGCATGTCCACCGAGAACGCCAAATGGTTCTTCGACACCGTCCGGGTGGGGGACATCGTCAAGGTCGTCGGCAGCGCGGGCGCCACCATGACGCCCTTCGACAACGGCTTCGGCGACTGGAACCTCTCGTGGGAGGACTGGCGCAAGGGCAGCGCCCTGGCCGCCGGGACGCGCGAGGGGGCCACCCCGGCCGACGCGGCCCGGCTGCGGCCCCGCGTCTGA
- the coxB gene encoding cytochrome c oxidase subunit II has product MSPNGSDRSSRRPVRRKLLQALAAGAVLATATGCTSKDFPRLGMPTPVTEEAPRILSLWQGSWAAALAVGVLVWGLILWSVIFHRRSRSKIEVPTQTRYNMPLEALYTVVPILIVSVLFYFTARDENKLIANPDKPKHVVNVIGFQWNWAFNYMETAQGQKPGKALRDIKELDAIPDRFLKKAPADAAGVYDTGIPGTRNPQNGMPGPTLWLPKGETVEFVLTSRDVNHSFWVLPFLMKQDVIPGHTNSFTVTPNREGTFRGKCAELCGQDHSRMLFNVKVVSPERYQKHLKELAEKGQTGYLPAGIAQTDHAKNAETKNK; this is encoded by the coding sequence GTGAGTCCCAACGGCTCCGACCGCTCGTCGCGGCGCCCGGTGCGGCGGAAGCTGCTGCAGGCGCTGGCCGCGGGCGCTGTTCTGGCGACCGCCACCGGTTGCACATCGAAGGACTTTCCCCGCCTCGGAATGCCCACTCCCGTCACGGAGGAGGCGCCGCGGATCCTCTCCCTGTGGCAGGGCTCGTGGGCCGCGGCCCTCGCGGTCGGTGTCCTGGTGTGGGGCCTGATCCTCTGGAGCGTCATCTTCCACCGGCGCAGCCGGAGCAAGATCGAGGTTCCTACCCAGACCCGGTACAACATGCCTCTCGAGGCGCTGTACACCGTGGTCCCGATCCTCATCGTCTCGGTGCTCTTCTACTTCACGGCCCGTGACGAGAACAAGCTCATCGCCAACCCCGACAAGCCGAAGCACGTCGTGAACGTGATCGGCTTCCAGTGGAACTGGGCCTTCAACTACATGGAGACCGCCCAGGGCCAGAAGCCGGGCAAGGCGCTGCGCGACATCAAGGAGCTCGACGCCATCCCCGACCGGTTCCTGAAGAAGGCCCCGGCGGACGCGGCGGGCGTCTACGACACCGGCATCCCGGGCACGCGGAACCCGCAGAACGGCATGCCCGGCCCCACGCTGTGGCTGCCCAAGGGGGAGACGGTCGAGTTCGTCCTCACCTCCCGCGACGTCAACCACTCCTTCTGGGTGCTGCCGTTCCTGATGAAGCAGGACGTCATCCCGGGCCACACCAACAGCTTCACGGTGACCCCCAACCGGGAGGGCACCTTCCGGGGCAAGTGCGCCGAGCTCTGTGGGCAGGACCACTCGCGGATGCTCTTCAACGTCAAGGTCGTCTCTCCTGAGCGGTACCAGAAGCACCTCAAGGAGCTGGCCGAGAAGGGTCAGACCGGCTACCTGCCGGCGGGCATCGCGCAGACGGATCACGCGAAGAACGCGGAGACCAAGAACAAGTGA
- a CDS encoding cytochrome c oxidase subunit 4 — protein MKIQGRMFIWLSVFILAMAVVYGVWSKEPAGTTALFLAFGLCIMVGYYLAFTARRVDAGAQDNKNADVADDAGELGFFAPHSWQPLSLAVGGALAFASIAIGWWLMYFSAPLIAVGLFGWVFEFYRGENQNQ, from the coding sequence GTGAAGATCCAAGGCCGGATGTTCATCTGGCTCTCCGTCTTCATCCTGGCCATGGCCGTCGTCTACGGCGTGTGGTCGAAGGAGCCGGCGGGCACGACCGCGCTGTTCCTCGCCTTCGGCCTGTGCATCATGGTCGGCTACTACCTGGCGTTCACCGCGCGCCGGGTGGACGCCGGGGCGCAGGACAACAAGAACGCGGACGTCGCGGACGACGCCGGTGAGCTGGGCTTCTTCGCCCCGCACAGCTGGCAGCCGCTGTCCCTGGCGGTCGGTGGCGCCCTCGCCTTCGCGTCCATCGCGATCGGCTGGTGGCTGATGTACTTCTCCGCCCCCCTGATCGCGGTCGGCCTCTTCGGCTGGGTGTTCGAGTTCTACCGCGGCGAGAACCAGAACCAGTAG